In Drosophila yakuba strain Tai18E2 chromosome 2R, Prin_Dyak_Tai18E2_2.1, whole genome shotgun sequence, a single genomic region encodes these proteins:
- the LOC6530015 gene encoding nose resistant to fluoxetine protein 6 yields the protein MTNKVLVFLLCGIVIISAGNPSDEDVLPELRKVRNLRSLGIEFAEYFRNISLEDLGVSQLVGVEDLLCLNDMARLMAGLRSAEYWALKMIDAWGSIPSGLLTGHSYDLGNFDECLNIRKEVGQGRSIQGKYCFLSVSPAKIMGIETSLGSFKTATCFPASCSAVHMNTFVGQLMGKLLNVSDPSSGMRISEGSCQTSESGSWDGLTIFMIVMLSVMSCIVAFSTLWDYFLVKDQNQLPSIVKIFSARANSRALFRVVESHSNPNVIDCLHGIRCLSLIWVITCHQYSASLISPHINLFNAATWVESPFASFILHGFIAVDSFLVIGGLLVALIPLRLMDKTKGKLNVPMMYLHRLIRIAPLLAMATVVHMKLMPLISDGPLFVGGYLGNAACRSGWYWTLLFVNNYTDAKCLGQSWYLSMDMQLYIISPIFLISLYKWGKKAAAGIFILILSLAACLFATMMVNGYSMLVTNATPGATEAAYYATHTHATPWLIGFLFGYFLHLSKGKKFQLSWVSVWSGWILCLAMIFTSLFAMYPPSKWTDSSASTLAETSYYTFTRLGWAMALCWVIFACVQGHGGLANSFLSSPLWQPLSRLSYSVFIWHMFFMEMNARSTRTSTYFSDYQMMLNIWSTFGFTVLFSYAMHLLIEAPFGGLDIFLRPKAKSPPIEKQTSPSDDKEPSAPEEPVEPPTSTVDKLNNSV from the exons ATGACGAACAAAGTGCTCGTGTTTCTACTCTGCGGAATTGTGATTATCAGTGCCGGGAATCCGAGCGATGAGGATGTATTGCCGGAGTTGCGAAAAGTCAGGAATCTTAGGTCCTTGGGCATCGAGTTTGCCGAATACTTTCGGAATATCTCACTGGAAGATTTAGGCGTCTCCCAGTTGGTTGGTGTGGAGGATCTGTTGTGCCTCAACGATATGGCTAGGCTAATGGCAGGACTGCGAAGTGCTGAGTACTGGGCGTTGAAAA TGATCGATGCCTGGGGCTCCATTCCATCGGGTCTACTCACCGGCCATTCGTACGACCTGGGAAACTTCGACGAGTGTCTGAACATCAGGAAGGAGGTCGGCCAGGGTAGAAGCATCCAAGGAAAGTACTGCTTTCTCTCGGTATCCCCTGCCAAGATAATGGGGATCGAAACATCGCTCGGTAGCTTCAAAACTGCCACTTGCTTTCCTGCATCCTGCTCGGCGGTCCACATGAACACTTTTGTGGGTCAGCTGATGGGGAAGTTACTCAATGTGAGTGATCCCAGCTCAGGCATGAGGATCAGTGAAGGCAGCTGCCAGACGAGTGAAAGTGGGTCCTGGGATGGACTCACCATTTTCATGAT AGTTATGTTATCGGTGATGAGTTGCATTGTGGCATTCTCCACCCTGTGGGACTACTTCCTAGTCAAAGATCAGA ATCAGCTTCCCAGCATTGTGAAGATCTTCTCGGCTCGGGCCAATTCCCGAGCCCTGTTTCGCGTTGTGGAAAGCCATTCGAATCCGAATGTAATCGACTGCCTTCATGGAATCCGCTGCCTGTCGCTCATTTGGGTGATTACTTGCCATCAGTACTCCGCTTCTCTTATTTCGCCACACATCAATTTGTTCAATGCCGCAACG TGGGTGGAAAGTCCTTTTGCCAGTTTTATTCTGCATGGCTTCATAGCCGTAGACTCATTTTTAGTGATTGGCGGCTTGCTGGTGGCTCTGATTCCATTGCGATTGATGGACAA AACCAAGGGCAAACTTAATGTGCCAATGATGTATTTGCACCGCCTCATCCGCATCGCTCCGCTCCTGGCGATGGCCACAGTGGTTCACATGAAGCTGATGCCTCTGATATCCGATGGGCCACTCTTTGTGGGTGGGTATCTCGGGAACGCGGCTTGCAGGTCTGGTTGGTATTGGACTTTGCTCTTCGTGAACAACTACACAGATGCCAAG TGCCTGGGTCAATCGTGGTATCTGTCGATGGACATGCAGCTGTACATCATCTCGCCGATCTTCCTGATTTCCCTCTACAAGTGGGGCAAGAAAGCAGCTGCTGGCATTTTCATTCTCATACTATCACTTGCCGCCTGTCTCTTTGCCACCATGATGGTCAATGGCTACTCCATGTTGGTCAC AAATGCAACTCCAGGAGCAACGGAAGCTGCATACTATGCAACCCATACGCACGCTACACCTTGGCTAATAGGATTCCTCTTCGGATACTTCCTGCATCTGAGCAAGGGGAAGAAGTTCCAGCTCAGCTGGGTGTCCGTGTGGTCGGGATGGATCCTCTGCCTGGCCATGATCTTCACATCGCTCTTTGCCATGTATCCACCGTCCAAGTGGACTGATTCTTCAGCGTCCACCTTGGCGGAGACTTCTTACTATACTTTCACGAGATTGGGCTGGGCGATGGCCCTTTGCTGGGTGATCTTCGCCTGCGTTCAGGGACACGGAGGACTGGCCAATAGTTTCCTCTCCTCTCCGCTATGGCAACCCCTCTCCAGGCTGTCGTATTCCGTTTTTATATGGCACATGTTCTTTATGGAGATGAACGCCCGGAGTACCAGGACGAGCACTTACTTCTCGGATTACCAAATG ATGCTTAACATCTGGTCGACCTTTGGATTCACCGTACTGTTTTCCTATGCAATGCATCTGCTCATCGAGGCGCCATTCGGAGGACTCGACATTTTCCTGCggccaaaggcaaaaagcCCTCCTATCGAAAAACAGACATCTCCTAGTGATGATAAGGAACCTAGCGCCCCAGAAGAACCAGTGGAACCTCCGACCTCTACTGTAGATAAGTTAAATAATAGTGTCTGA
- the LOC6530012 gene encoding condensin complex subunit 3, whose protein sequence is MARPKAKSGEKEKPKPKATGGRRRPAATKKSKKDGEKENEDQSVATTPDASAELMYAIMRQAELKESLHKRYSKEMQQLYAKMGHESFRKVFINVLKAVLEAEEGNENANMALNFCATFVTSPDSDGTEPMLGETFHWLLTTYSSNPHIRYRICYFVNLILKELGPNAALDDHQCDNILEAMLDRVKDVSASVRKQAVLAMQRLQNPDNPSDPVVCAYKYHLTSDPSPNVRQCIITCMGRNYITIPHILERLWDVDEKVRRHTYVNMCNYPVRSYKVAQRLTLLEQGLNDTSATVRKTVINFMLKTWIESYQQNYVALTAALKLDSNEEELLRFRRVAKQMLRVIFEQTDIQQLIEQLPLSEDCELHRCIPHESITVELLLYWQCLSEYLETEAPEMESVLPELSVFCTYMEKFCQFQKPDMDKFAQVEFQNMLLSLVEILESYDLGDEIGRDNMRLLISNLLKDFLLDHKIVRVLVRCMEQLITDMNDRMQFFIEIIYELCELNTKQNELIHDRSLINKLLDDLDTPLKMKISSLKVRILEMEEQEDNYVRQKEYIRAQSVNDEKIAVTEEYTELIRPLLEKNGVIEMPTRPKLSKQERVLKGLYTCYYMTASPHVHKLTPSLCQLYKDFICRYLPCAEVDIFEWAIKCGTTFSMFYEAYSKEVFEVVVDQFCNNNIVRLCETAANCILELLDRYGVDYFNDLNQTGGALSKTKRRQLYTMQELYDDDDGSQSQNNEQNSDILVVLGHYVERLQNKGVGLAIVRGLCRLVLRGHLDDRTDVLEQLLKRYFNPNTEPIISQVLGIFFEELRRLNKHSLLQPCFLPTVWTIMNCSFDSPLLGVQPEHLTKFFLEMTVQEISTPQTSIHNKIAISFLQYIQNYFTERKDMCRLLAKELTSLTINVFNGPDVKAEILALADNLIASDLDPRMIKSIENFKLVVNGSFNPPPRRNPGEGESDEEFETATVTTAESETPAQAQSKSPDTEESPNELTQSAASTGVNATLTPKAAEPPAPIPEPIVTTFGKDNIVGIRHLRRSMAISHSDAESLLGPQSPHPEESTESEAVETSKRNLRQPQMRRRLEMAIARSSKTPEKRPSTEEESSDKEISESPTAANQSNDSEVIEASPSPKAGHEVSHLRHRSLRNRKGANTSTSQTTPNLVSKRKVLHLETPLRNGRKRVLRRTPSDPNSRSLRSNDSTAFSPPRESPLRKQQRLDNRSSRRQQVAKNTNSPTDSTSSVKENQVPPAIVVPPDSETESESEPEAAKPKKPLKKTISLIRSRPSSSTPKVTTRNEARAQRINSSVMTRKRMSLEMNLSGGQLQVSTPKRVTRAVALSMSVDGKRSRRK, encoded by the exons ATGGCCAGACCAAAGGCGAAGTCGggcgaaaaggaaaaacccaaacccaaggCAACGGGCGGAAGAAGGCGTCCGGCGGCCACCAAAAAGTCCAAAAAAGATGGTGAGAAGGAGAACGAGGATCAGAGCGTGGCCACCACCCCGGACGCATCCGCGGAACTGATGTATGCGATAATGCGACAAGCCGAGCTCAAGGAATCCCTGCACAAGCGCTACTCGAAGGAGATGCAGCAACTGTACGCAAAG ATGGGCCACGAGTCCTTTCGAAAGGTCTTCATCAACGTGTTGAAAGCCGTCCTGGAGGCTGAGGAGGGCAATGAGAACGCCAACATGGCCCTCAACTTCTGCGCCACCTTCGTCACGAGCCCAGATTCGGATGGCACAGAACCCATGCTGGGCGAAACCTTTCACTGGCTGCTTACG ACCTATTCAAGCAACCCGCACATACGTTATCGCATCTGTTACTTTGTAAATCTCATACTTAAGGAGCTCGGACCCAATGCCGCCTTGGATGACCACCAGTGCGATAATATACTGGAAGCAATGCTGGACCGCGTGAAGGATGTGTCCGCCAGTGTACGCAAACAGGCCGTTCTGGCCATGCAGCGTCTTCAAAACCCAGACAATCCCAGCGATCCCGTCGTTTGCGCCTACAAGTATCACCTTACCTCCGATCCCTCGCCCAACGTGCGTCAGTGCATCATCACGTGCATGGGCCGTAATTACATTACCATTCCGCACATCCTGGAGCGGCTTTGGGACGTCGATGAAAAGGTGCGCCGCCACACTTACGTTAACATGTGCAACTATCCGGTGCGCTCCTACAAGGTGGCCCAGCGGCTCACCCTGCTGGAGCAGGGACTCAACGATACATCGGCCACCGTGCGCAAAACGGTGATCAACTTCATGCTCAAGACGTGGATTGAGTCCTACCAGCAAAACTACGTTGCTCTGACAGCGGCCCTTAAGCTGGACTCGAATGAAGAAGAACTGCTGCGTTTCCGACGTGTGGCCAAGCAAATGCTTAGAGTGATCTTCGAACAAACAGACATCCAGCAACTCATCGAACAGCTGCCGTTAAGCGAAGACTGTGAACTGCACCGCTGCATCCCACACGAATCCATCACCGTAGAGCTGTTATTGTATTGGCAATGTCTTAGCGAGTATCTGGAGACGGAAGCGCCCGAAATGGAATCGGTGTTGCCGGAACTCAGTGTCTTCTGCACCTACATGGAGAA ATTCTGTCAGTTTCAAAAGCCTGATATGGACAAGTTTGCCCAGGTTGAGTTCCAGAACATGCTTCTCTCGCTGGTAGAGATATTAGAGTCCTACGATCTAGGCGACGAGATCGGGCGTGACAATATGCGTCTGCTGATCTCCAACCTTCTAAAAGACTTCCTATTAGACCACAAGATCGTGCGCGTGCTGGTGCGCTGCATGGAGCAACTGATCACCGACATGAACGACCGAATGCAGTTCTTTATCGAGATCATATACGAGCTGTGCGAACTGAACACCAAACAGAACGAGCTGATTCACGATCGAAGTTTGATCAATAAGTTGCTGGACGACTTGGACACTCCGCTAAAGATGAAGATCTCTTCCCTGAAAGTTAGAATTCTTGAAATGGAGGAACAGGAGGACAATTATGTGCGCCAGAAGGAGTACATACGGGCGCAGTCCGTAAACGATGAAAAAATTGCTGTCACCGAAGAGTATACGGAGTTAATTCGGCCGCTGCTGGAGAAGAACGGCGTGATTGAAATGCCCACTCGCCCGAAACTCTCCAAGCAAGAGCGCGTGCTAAAGGGTCTCTATACCTGCTACTACATGACTGCATCGCCGCACGTCCACAAGCTGACGCCAAGTCTTTGCCAGCTGTACAAGGACTTCATCTGCCGTTACCTACCGTGCGCCGAGGTTGACATCTTTGAGTGGGCCATCAAATGCGGCACCACCTTCAGCATGTTCTACGAGGCATACAGCAAGGAGGTCTTTGAGGTGGTGGTGGACCAGttttgcaacaacaacatcgtGCGTCTGTGCGAGACGGCGGCCAACTGCATTTTGGAGCTACTGGATCGCTATGGAGTGGATTACTTCAACGATCTTAACCAGACCGGAGGTGCACTGTCAAAGACGAAGCGGCGACAACTGTACACAATGCAGGAGCTATATGATGACGACGATGGCAGCCAGTCTCAGAACAACGAGCAGAACAGTGACATTCTCGTGGTACTGGGACACTATGTGGAGCGTTTGCAGAACAAAGGTGTGGGCTTGGCAATCGTTCGCGGTCTCTGTCGCTTGGTGCTTCGAGGCCACCTCGACGATCGCACCGATGTGCTGGAGCAACTGCTAAAGCGGTACTTTAACCCAAACACCGAGCCCATTATCAGCCAGGTGCTGGGCATATTCTTCGAAGAGCTGAGGCGCCTAAACAAGCATAGTCTCCTACAGCCGTGTTTCCTGCCCACGGTTTGGACCATCATGAACTGCAGCTTTGACTCGCCGCTTCTCGGCGTCCAACCCGAACACTTGACCAAGTTCTTCCTCGAAATGACAGTGCAAGAAATCAGCACGCCACAAACAAGTATCCACAACAAAATAGCGATTAGTTTTCTGCAATATATTCAGAACTACTTTACGGAGCGCAAAGATATGTGCCGTCTACTGGCCAAAGAGCTAACGTCTCTAACAATAAACGTATTCAACGGTCCAGACGTGAAGGCTGAAATACTTGCGCTGGCGGATAATCTGATAGCA AGCGATTTAGATCCGCGCATGATCAAGAGCATTGAGAACTTCAAGCTGGTGGTAAACGGCAGTTTCAATCCGCCACCTCGTCGGAATCCCGGTGAAGGCGAAAGTGATGAAGAGTTTGAAACTGCTACTGTGACCACCGCAGAATCGGAAACTCCAGCGCAAGCTCAGTCGAAATCTCCTGATACCGAAGAATCTCCGAACGAACTAACGCAATCTGCAGCCTCAACCGGAGTAAACGCTACTCTAACCCCAAAGGCAGCCGAACCACCAGCGCCAATCCCCGAGCCCATTGTAACCACCTTTGGGAAAGATAATATTGTGGGAATTCGTCATCTGCGCCGCTCAATGGCCATAAGCCATTCAGATGCCGAGAGTTTATTAGGACCGCAGTCGCCCCACCCAGAGGAAAGCACTGAATCTGAGGCGGTAGAGACATCCAAGCGAAATTTACGCCAGCCGCAAATGAGGCGTCGCCTTGAAATGGCCATTGCCAGGTCGTCCAAGACACCAGAAAAGCGGCCCTCCACTGAAGAGGAATCATCCGACAAGGAGATAAGCGAAAGTCCAACTGCAGCAAACCAG TCTAACGATTCAGAGGTGATCGAAGCATCGCCCAGTCCCAAAGCAGGACACGAAGTCAGCCACCTTCGCCACCGCTCGCTTCGCAACAGAAAGGGCGCCAACACTTCCACATCCCAGACCACACCCAACCTAGTTAGCAAA cGAAAAGTCTTGCACCTGGAAACGCCTTTAAGAAACGGACGCAAAAGAGTACTAAGGCGAACTCCGTCAGATCCCAACTCCCGATCACTACGGTCCAATGATTCAACGGCTTTCTCTCCGCCCCGCGAGTCGCCGCTGCGGAAGCAGCAACGCCTGGACAACAGGAGTTCCCGGCGACAACAGGTGGCGAAAAACACAAATAGTCCCACAGACAGCACATCATCGGTCAAGGAGAACCAAGTGCCTCCAGCGATTGTTGTACCGCCGGACTCGGAAACAGAGTCCGAATCTGAACCAGAAGCTGCGAAACCCAAAAAGCCGCTCAAGAAGACGATATCCCTAATCCGATCCCGCCCCAGTTCCAGCACCCCAAAAGTGACCACGCGAAACGAGGCGCGTGCGCAGCGGATAAATTCCAGTGTCATGACCCGTAAGCGGATGTCCCTCGAGATGAACCTCAGTGGCGGCCAACTGCAAGTGTCCACGCCGAAGCGCGTGACGCGAGCCGTGGCCCTGTCCATGAGCGTGGACGGCAAGCGCAGCAGGCGGAAATAG
- the LOC6530014 gene encoding uncharacterized protein LOC6530014 — translation MIRPFVTLLYFLLTSSSIVFTACVNNVTGTSSPGPGPSTSLTSGHIHRTAAAIERVNKLWCFACHTMDDGEACVDVAVRNDSALMKKCQGEEFICMVKRFSYTTSTENSTSSPKMWSLDRRCTANCEPGCIIIGERTKLYSCTSCCEESFCNTGRGAASGIFHREDTGIGTRLFWLAAPFLVNMSLVLYKRHAGHVLLKLQ, via the exons atgATCCGGCCCTTCGTCACGCTGCTATACTTCCTGCTGACCAGTTCGTCCATCGTATTCACGGCCTGCGTGAACAATG TGACGGGCACCAGTTCACCCGGACCCGGTCCCAGTACCTCGCTGACCAGCGGGCACATCCACCGCACGGCGGCAGCCATCGAAAGGGTGAACAAACTGTGGTGCTTCGCCTGCCACACGATGGATGATGGGGAGGCCTGCGTGGATGTGGCGGTCCGGAACGATTCCGCACTGATGAAGAAGTGCCAGGGCGAGGAGTTCATCTGCATG GTCAAGCGATTCTCGTACACCACCAGCACGGAGAACTCCACCAGTTCGCCCAAGATGTGGTCCCTGGACCGGCGATGCACTGCCAACTGTGAGCCCGGCTGCATCATCATTGGCGAGCGGACCAAGCTGTACTCCTGCACCTCCTGCTGCGAGGAGTCCTTCTGCAATACGGGCCGAGGTGCTGCCTCCGGGATCTTCCATCGCGAGGACACGGGCATCGGCACACGGCTCTTTTGGCTGGCCGCCCCCTTCTTGGTCAACATGTCGCTGGTCCTGTACAAACGGCACGCCGGCCACGTTCTCCTCAAGCTGCAATAG
- the LOC6530013 gene encoding uncharacterized protein LOC6530013 has protein sequence MSRASKRVYDAKTTYPDRTKSEEKSFTEVSVPIKKLDTALLLLNSKEECVLLTIFSHITDFARRQDANVLELRAHRLLELLLEKDLFIASENTMIRRFALYLLTALLDNTDMSTYEPEQADQILEQACRFYMKEVDDFCIEYLTYILNVCLKDPQMAHGIVEATEFLEKFKLVFVSSENPDTVFNSIEALHRMLLVQSAEQMLEFTTLPDFPVDRIICEVTNEFQEIRKAALKTLKTLLADTGDESVFEALHRCYFVLEQLVKVFCENPQGSEAADVIEVLATALRSEKMTKLFFEQNLFDQVVEQLRNHMEMMPLEMRCTIISIFAETAQYEQFLPRMNKAEITDMFLTCLMQNKPAPAAFVIQGLHRMSHHPDALRRIVAAYQEGAVRKLVAIVMSPDVAIKAREQAAEFLSRLLVAAFRDTAAELQEQDIAVVLTAVIAQGQPILSIDLILSLLTIIESLAQNEEYRRILGEYSSLTEQLAQLLMRSFAHSILVNNIFRCLCTLIDEAPVRETLLANYIVSSMKRALKSLSNLVKTSVTNFILQTTRFNEFIDAYIDRGIMEVLLDFQKHAFCISTWGPAIESILSKCPTMKFAIRNCLTFTDITAGKDFYVSRRKFKDFRQFQDILRLDCSPLDAVLVMNFDRPKPNQNDVIAVPLRCLSTITDLPGDQGWGYCKRPGDNNLPQYLEALNQTLAMHGLVENPERVRRSIDFENVAKRSKLIAQAVNAVMSENLKVLDLNSTEECCRNTVRCHLQDLRHVLHTNFIPLGMVRSGCQFERAILFKGLADQIGLPCTLQRSVDGRMLFNELPLPLEPEKDMHCDKKTLKYMPWRMLRPTHVVDLLYNVGELYPMQSRQALQYLRLY, from the exons ATGTCCCGAGCCTCGAAGCGCGTCTACGACGCGAAGACCACTTACCCGGATCGCACCAAGTCTGAGGAAAAGTCCTTTACGGAGGTGAGTGTTCCGATCAAGAAGCTGGACACGGCCCTGCTCCTGCTGAACTCCAAGGAGGAGTGCGTCTTGctgaccattttcagccaCATAACGGACTTTGCCCGACGCCAGGATGCGAATGTGCTGGAGCTAAGGGCCCATCGCTTgttggagctgctgctggaaaagGATCTGTTCATTGCGTCGGAGAACACGATGATCCGCCGCTTTGCGCTGTACCTGCTCACTGCTCTGCTGGACAACACGGACATGTCCACCTACGAGCCAGAACAAGCTGATCAGATCCTGGAGCAGGCGTGCAGGTTCTACATGAAAGAGGTGGACGACTTCTGCATCGAGTACTTGACGTATATACTCAATGTGTGCCTGAAGGATCCCCAGATGGCCCATGGCATTGTGGAGGCCACTGAGTTCCTGGAGAAATTTAAGTTGGTGTTCGTTAGTTCGGAGAATCCGGATACGGTGTTCAACTCGATTGAGGCACTGCACCGGATGCTGCTAGTCCAGAGTGCAGAGCAGATGCTGGAGTTCACCACTCTGCCGGATTTTCCGGTGGATCGTATTATCTGTGAGGTGACCAACGAGTTCCAGGAGATCCGCAAGGCGGCCCTTAAAACACTAAAGACTCTGCTGGCGGACACTGGCGACGAAAGCGTCTTCGAGGCACTGCATCGCTGCTACTTCGTGCTGGAGCAGTTGGTCAAGGTCTTCTGTGAGAATCCTCAGGGCTCGGAGGCAGCCGATGTCATCGAGGTTCTGGCCACAGCTCTGCGATCCGAAAAGATGACCAAACTGTTCTTCGAGCAGAACCTGTTCGACCAGGTCGTCGAGCAGCTGCGTAATCACATGGAAATGATGCCGCTGGAGATGCGCTGCACCATCATATCGATTTTCGCGGAGACGGCTCAGTACGAGCAGTTCCTACCGCGGATGAACAAGGCCGAGATCACTGACATGTTCCTCACCTGCTTGATGCAGAACAAGCCGGCTCCGGCTGCCTTTGTGATCCAGGGTCTCCATCGCATGTCCCACCATCCGGATGCACTGCGTCGTATCGTGGCCGCCTATCAGGAGGGAGCAGTCCGCAAACTGGTGGCCATCGTCATGTCGCCGGATGTGGCCATCAAGGCTCGGGAGCAGGCGGCCGAGTTCCTGTCGCGTCTTCTCGTGGCTGCCTTCCGCGACACAGCTGCCgagctgcaggagcaggacaTCGCTGTTGTTCTCACCGCGGTCATTGCGCAGGGACAGCCCATTCTGTCCATTGATCTCATCCTATCGCTGCTGACGATCATCGAGAGCCTGGCCCAGAACGAGGAATACCGTAGGATCCTTGGGGAGTATAGTTCACTTACCGAGCAGCTGGCCCAGCTTCTAATG CGTTCCTTTGCCCACTCCATCCTGGTAAACAACATCTTCCGATGCCTCTGCACTCTGATCGACGAGGCGCCGGTGCGTGAGACATTGCTGGCCAACTACATAGTCTCCTCCATGAAACGCGCCCTTAAATCCCTGTCCAATCTGGTAAAGACTTCGGTGACCAACTTCATTCTGCAGACCACGCGCTTTAACGAGTTCATAGATGCCTACATTGACCGTGGGATCATGGAAGT GTTGTTGGATTTCCAGAAGCACGCCTTCTGCATTTCCACCTGGGGTCCGGCCATCGAGAGCATCCTGTCCAAGTGCCCCACTATGAAGTTCGCCATCCGCAACTGCCTCACCTTTACGGACATCACCGCCGGCAAGGACTTCTATGTGTCGCGCAGGAAGTTCAAGGACTTCCGCCAATTTCAGGACATTCTGCGCCTCGACTGTTCGCCTTTGGATGCCGTCCTGGTGATGAACTTCGATCGTCCCAAACCGAATCAGAACGACGTGATTGCCGTGCCGCTGCGTTGCTTGAGCACGATCACGGACTTACCCGGCGATCAGGGTTGGGGTTACTGTAAACGACCTGGAGATAACAACTTGCCGCAGTACTTGGAGGCACTGAACCAGACACTAGCG ATGCACGGCTTGGTGGAGAACCCCGAGCGGGTGCGTCGCTCCATTGACTTTGAGAACGTGGCCAAGCGAAGCAAGCTGATCGCTCAGGCGGTGAACGCCGTCATGAGCGAGAATCTCAAGGTTCTGGACCTGAATTCAACGGAGGAGTGCTGCCGGAACACGGTCCGCTGTCACCTGCAGGATCTGCGCCACGTGCTGCACACCAACTTCATACCGCTGGGCATGGTGCGCAGTGGCTGCCAGTTCGAGCGGGCGATCCTCTTTAAGGGCTTGGCCGACCAGATCGGTCTTCCCTGCACCCTGCAGCGCAGTGTGGACGGCAGGATGCTGTTCAACGAACTGCCACTGCCCCTGGAGCCGGAGAAGGATATGCATTGCGACAAGAAGACGCTCAAGTACATGCCCTGGCGGATGCTGCGACCCACCCACGTGGTGGACCTCCTGTACAATGTGGGCGAGCTGTATCCGATGCAGAGTCGCCAGGCGCTGCAGTACCTGCGCCTCTACTAG